A region of Paenibacillus sp. JNUCC-31 DNA encodes the following proteins:
- a CDS encoding DEAD/DEAH box helicase yields the protein MNRKSPHHLNQPAAELPVPLEFDRSWLTQLESRLDKGGPWGDYRLFQLAIQAEETNLIPNFDEIQCLKHLQGLTPLPHQMDTARKVLFEMSGRAILADEVGLGKTIEAGLILKEYMVRGLVSKVLILVPASLVLQWVRELNSKFGIPAIAQKKAYSWQNEIVVASMDTAKRDPHKDMLLNTDYDMIIIDEAHKLKNKKTTNYQFMLKLRKKYCLLLTATPVQNDMSELFNLINLLKPGQLGRQGDFAANFVVDKRIPKNQEQLKDELSKVMIRNRRGEGPVQFTKRNVSNVNLQLSAEEQALYDGVTSFVKDQYQEAGGNLSSMLSLVTLQREVCSSRDAVFVTLVNLSKKLPLDSPLRDKIWELVAHIKAIKENTKAEKTMELVRDMNEKVIIFTEYRATQEYLLNYFRNNGLTAVPYRGGMNRGKKDWMMDLFRGRVQAMIATEAGGEGINLQFCHHMINFDLPWNPMRVEQRIGRVHRLGQQNDVNIYNLSTTGTIEEHILNLLHEKINMFEMVIGGLDVILERLEKKESIEKSLYKIMLESQNEEDIRRKMDSLGQSLNSIQREVASQAPVVTGVDLRKGGL from the coding sequence ATGAACCGGAAAAGCCCGCATCATCTCAATCAACCTGCAGCAGAATTACCCGTTCCACTTGAATTCGACCGTAGTTGGCTGACCCAACTGGAGTCCAGACTCGATAAAGGCGGCCCATGGGGTGATTACAGACTCTTTCAACTTGCCATTCAAGCGGAAGAGACGAATTTGATTCCCAACTTTGATGAAATCCAGTGCCTGAAGCATTTACAGGGACTCACCCCGCTTCCACACCAGATGGATACGGCACGCAAAGTATTATTTGAAATGTCAGGCCGTGCCATTCTAGCCGATGAGGTTGGACTAGGTAAAACAATTGAAGCTGGGCTGATTCTGAAAGAATATATGGTCCGTGGACTCGTATCCAAAGTTCTGATTCTCGTACCTGCGTCCCTTGTACTGCAATGGGTCCGGGAACTGAATTCCAAATTTGGCATCCCTGCGATTGCACAGAAAAAAGCCTATTCCTGGCAAAATGAAATCGTGGTTGCCTCCATGGATACAGCGAAGCGTGACCCGCATAAAGATATGCTGCTGAATACGGATTACGACATGATTATTATCGACGAGGCTCATAAGCTCAAAAATAAAAAAACGACCAACTATCAATTCATGCTGAAGTTGCGGAAAAAGTACTGCCTTTTGCTCACGGCTACGCCGGTACAGAATGACATGAGCGAGCTGTTTAATCTCATTAACCTGCTCAAGCCGGGACAGCTTGGTCGTCAAGGTGATTTTGCGGCCAATTTTGTAGTGGACAAACGTATTCCGAAAAATCAGGAGCAGCTCAAGGATGAGTTATCCAAAGTCATGATCCGTAACCGCCGCGGCGAAGGACCTGTTCAATTCACCAAACGGAACGTGTCTAATGTGAATTTGCAGCTATCGGCCGAAGAACAGGCCCTATATGATGGTGTAACTTCCTTTGTGAAAGATCAGTATCAGGAAGCGGGCGGCAACCTGAGCAGCATGCTTTCCCTGGTCACCTTGCAGCGTGAAGTGTGCAGCAGCCGGGATGCCGTATTTGTAACACTGGTCAATCTGTCAAAGAAACTTCCACTGGACTCTCCGCTGCGGGACAAGATATGGGAACTGGTTGCGCACATTAAAGCGATCAAGGAAAATACCAAAGCCGAGAAAACGATGGAACTCGTTCGTGACATGAATGAGAAAGTTATCATTTTCACCGAATACCGTGCCACACAAGAGTACTTGCTCAATTATTTTCGCAACAACGGTCTTACCGCAGTTCCTTACCGAGGCGGTATGAATCGGGGGAAAAAAGACTGGATGATGGACCTCTTCCGCGGCCGCGTACAGGCGATGATTGCAACCGAAGCAGGCGGTGAGGGAATCAATCTTCAATTCTGCCATCACATGATCAACTTCGATCTGCCCTGGAATCCCATGCGTGTAGAGCAGCGGATCGGCCGCGTACACCGATTGGGACAGCAAAATGACGTCAATATCTACAACCTGTCGACGACGGGTACCATTGAAGAACACATTCTGAATCTGCTGCATGAAAAGATCAATATGTTTGAGATGGTCATTGGTGGACTGGATGTCATTCTGGAACGGCTGGAGAAGAAGGAATCCATTGAGAAAAGTTTGTACAAAATTATGCTTGAGTCCCAAAATGAAGAGGATATACGCCGTAAAATGGATTCACTTGGACAATCGCTGAACTCCATTCAGCGTGAAGTTGCAAGTCAGGCTCCGGTCGTGACCGGGGTTGATCTTCGCAAAGGAGGTCTCTGA
- a CDS encoding inositol monophosphatase family protein codes for MSNQYLNVLKECVIETGKNSLRHLEGHIDAGSKASHKELVTFVDRQNEQMVVQRIKKDFPHHKIMGEESYTGEVFEPNDFIWIVDPIDGTTNYVHQKQCFAISIALYQNGQGICGAVYNPSNDELFWAEKGSGAYLNNKRLLMNSSSVALSNSLISTYIRYDQNEKKLGFESFVQHIANESRGIRMIGCGSLELAYVACGRFNVYFSSLQKPWDFAAGKLLVEEAGGKITCLNGDQINIHLSGSSILAASMELHQEILDISKRILST; via the coding sequence ATGTCTAATCAATACCTTAACGTTCTCAAAGAATGTGTCATCGAGACAGGAAAAAATAGTTTGCGGCACTTGGAAGGACATATTGATGCAGGTTCGAAAGCATCGCATAAAGAATTAGTTACATTCGTAGACCGCCAAAATGAGCAAATGGTAGTACAACGAATAAAGAAAGACTTTCCTCATCACAAAATTATGGGTGAGGAAAGTTATACAGGGGAAGTTTTTGAGCCGAATGACTTCATTTGGATTGTTGATCCCATCGACGGGACAACTAACTATGTGCATCAGAAACAATGTTTTGCGATTTCAATCGCTTTATACCAGAATGGACAAGGGATTTGTGGGGCCGTTTATAATCCTTCTAATGATGAACTCTTTTGGGCAGAGAAAGGTTCAGGTGCCTATCTGAACAATAAACGACTTTTGATGAATTCTTCATCAGTGGCATTAAGCAATTCATTAATTTCTACATACATTCGATATGATCAGAATGAAAAGAAACTTGGATTTGAAAGTTTTGTACAACATATAGCCAATGAGTCAAGAGGAATACGCATGATTGGATGCGGCTCTCTGGAATTGGCTTACGTGGCCTGCGGACGATTCAATGTGTATTTTAGTTCTCTTCAGAAACCGTGGGATTTTGCGGCAGGTAAATTGTTAGTCGAAGAAGCTGGCGGTAAAATTACTTGTTTGAACGGAGATCAGATTAATATACATCTTTCAGGTAGTAGTATTCTTGCTGCCAGTATGGAACTTCATCAGGAAATTTTAGATATTTCTAAGAGAATCTTATCCACATAA
- a CDS encoding DeoR/GlpR family DNA-binding transcription regulator, producing MHSSYSEVEKRRKEILKELEEHDKVYVKELAEKFGVTTETIRRDLDKLESLNKLKKIFGGAIKTSHQKLEWIYNDRESINLEVKRKLAVEAANWVEDNDIIFLQAGSTVAQMPPFLRDKKELTVVSNSVPIIFEFAQYKRNGEFDGRVIQIGGELQVSSMGMGGVLAQDMLRDITVNKAFFSCGGFTPENISTFQSESAQMTKSLLTQSQKKVLVADASKMGVKHLYKVSSLLEVDMIITDTDLPEEWKPHTDLSSLKWISI from the coding sequence ATGCATTCTTCCTATAGCGAAGTGGAGAAAAGAAGGAAAGAGATATTGAAGGAACTGGAGGAGCACGACAAAGTTTATGTAAAAGAGCTTGCCGAAAAATTCGGCGTGACAACCGAGACGATTCGGCGAGATCTGGACAAATTAGAGAGTCTGAACAAACTAAAAAAAATATTTGGCGGAGCGATCAAAACGAGCCATCAAAAGCTGGAATGGATATATAACGATCGAGAGTCGATCAATCTGGAGGTTAAAAGAAAACTGGCTGTCGAGGCCGCAAATTGGGTGGAGGACAATGATATTATATTCCTTCAGGCAGGAAGCACTGTTGCCCAAATGCCGCCATTCTTAAGAGACAAAAAGGAGCTTACGGTGGTCAGCAATTCCGTTCCGATCATATTTGAATTCGCTCAATATAAGCGAAATGGCGAATTTGACGGGAGAGTGATTCAGATCGGCGGAGAGCTTCAAGTTTCTTCCATGGGGATGGGAGGGGTACTCGCTCAAGACATGTTAAGGGACATTACCGTAAACAAAGCTTTTTTTTCCTGCGGAGGCTTTACGCCTGAAAATATCAGTACGTTTCAAAGCGAGAGCGCGCAAATGACGAAAAGCCTTCTCACTCAAAGCCAAAAGAAAGTGCTGGTAGCGGATGCTTCAAAAATGGGCGTCAAGCATCTGTATAAAGTATCTTCCCTGCTTGAAGTGGACATGATTATTACGGATACGGACTTGCCAGAAGAATGGAAACCACACACTGATTTGTCCTCACTAAAATGGATTTCTATTTAA
- a CDS encoding pyridoxal phosphate-dependent aminotransferase has translation MNYQLSHRARTLNPYIGAELRDKVEALRRSGRKLIALNVGEPDFPTPIHIAYAGIEAIIKGVTKYTPVQGTHDVRQAVCDKLKRDNDLSYSPEEVVITTGAKQAVANALLSICNEGDEVLLPIPCWGSYPEMIAYAGAVPVFVETEPEQDFQLNVERLASKITSRTRAILLTNPNNPTGTVLDQETLYAIGMIAVRHDLYIIADEIYEYLNYGEKVPLIAALSEEIKARTITINGLSKAYAMTGWRIGYACGPLPVIRAMTVIQSYTTSNPSSIGQYAAIAALKDEGDSVQEMTKSFDERRQYLIREIQSIRGLSCPNARGAFYLMVDVSHYFGSVYEEGTIADSKDFAEYLLHQVGVVVTPGDMFQAPQFIRLSYATSLAQLQEAVALIRAALSLLKMRTENLK, from the coding sequence TTGAATTATCAACTGAGTCATCGTGCCCGCACGCTAAATCCTTATATCGGAGCGGAATTAAGAGATAAAGTCGAAGCACTTCGCCGATCAGGCCGCAAGCTTATCGCTCTTAACGTGGGTGAACCGGATTTTCCCACACCGATCCATATCGCTTATGCAGGTATAGAAGCGATTATCAAAGGCGTAACGAAGTATACGCCCGTGCAGGGGACACATGATGTTCGGCAGGCTGTTTGCGACAAACTGAAGAGAGACAACGATCTTAGTTATAGCCCGGAGGAGGTGGTCATCACCACTGGAGCCAAACAAGCCGTGGCGAATGCGTTGCTCTCGATTTGCAACGAGGGCGACGAAGTTCTTTTACCGATACCCTGCTGGGGGAGTTACCCGGAAATGATCGCATACGCAGGGGCGGTCCCTGTGTTTGTTGAAACCGAACCGGAACAAGACTTTCAGCTCAACGTGGAGCGGCTTGCCAGTAAAATAACTTCCAGGACGCGGGCTATTTTGCTGACAAATCCCAATAATCCGACCGGAACGGTGCTTGATCAAGAAACGTTGTATGCCATCGGCATGATCGCTGTTCGACATGATCTTTACATTATTGCGGATGAAATCTATGAATATTTGAACTATGGCGAGAAAGTTCCCTTGATCGCTGCTTTGAGCGAGGAAATTAAAGCACGGACGATTACGATCAACGGGTTATCCAAGGCGTATGCCATGACGGGCTGGCGAATCGGTTACGCCTGCGGCCCATTGCCTGTGATTCGCGCCATGACGGTCATTCAAAGCTACACCACCTCCAATCCAAGCTCGATCGGTCAATATGCGGCGATTGCGGCGCTCAAAGATGAGGGGGATTCGGTTCAGGAAATGACAAAATCCTTTGATGAACGAAGGCAGTATCTGATTCGTGAAATTCAATCGATTCGGGGATTGTCATGTCCCAATGCGAGAGGCGCTTTTTACTTGATGGTGGATGTGTCCCATTACTTTGGTTCAGTTTATGAGGAGGGGACGATTGCTGATAGCAAGGACTTTGCCGAATATTTGCTGCATCAAGTAGGTGTCGTCGTAACGCCGGGGGACATGTTCCAGGCTCCCCAATTTATTCGGCTTTCCTATGCTACATCCCTGGCACAATTGCAGGAGGCTGTTGCCCTGATCAGGGCGGCATTGTCTCTATTGAAAATGAGAACGGAGAATCTGAAATGA
- a CDS encoding carbohydrate ABC transporter permease, whose amino-acid sequence MTNKTSIAKWVYTNLTAYVLVFPAIILLVVFHLYPMGMTFFLSLTDWNLITPDFNWIFAGNYSRMFTSSEFWSVVGNTFIFGIFSVGFTVLLATVLAVVLDEKLRGVRLFRSVVFLPYITPMAAIGTLWVWMYNQNFGLINWVLDFFSIPPAPWLAKPGWAMAALIITKVWKVVGYYMVILLAGKQNIADSLYEAAKMDGAGRLQLFTRITLPLLSPYIFFVLIVALIGSFEDFDLLFTMTRGGPAESTNMIIYYIYQHAFEFFDIGYASAASSVLFVILMLITFIQMKVSKRWVHYQ is encoded by the coding sequence GTGACAAACAAAACAAGCATAGCCAAATGGGTGTACACGAATTTAACTGCTTATGTATTGGTTTTTCCAGCCATTATTCTTCTTGTTGTATTTCATCTGTATCCGATGGGTATGACTTTTTTTCTGAGCCTGACAGACTGGAATCTGATTACCCCTGATTTTAATTGGATTTTCGCAGGCAATTATTCGCGGATGTTTACCTCGTCCGAATTTTGGAGTGTCGTAGGAAACACGTTTATATTTGGTATCTTCTCCGTTGGGTTTACGGTTTTGCTGGCTACTGTACTGGCTGTTGTACTGGACGAAAAACTGCGGGGAGTCAGGTTGTTTCGATCGGTCGTATTTTTGCCCTACATTACGCCTATGGCGGCTATAGGAACTCTATGGGTATGGATGTACAACCAGAATTTTGGTCTGATCAACTGGGTGCTAGATTTCTTCTCTATTCCTCCCGCTCCCTGGCTGGCAAAGCCGGGGTGGGCCATGGCTGCGCTAATCATTACGAAAGTCTGGAAGGTAGTCGGCTACTACATGGTGATTCTGCTGGCCGGCAAGCAAAATATAGCGGACTCCCTGTATGAAGCGGCCAAGATGGATGGAGCAGGAAGGCTGCAGTTGTTTACCCGGATTACGCTGCCGCTGCTCTCTCCGTATATCTTCTTTGTGCTGATCGTCGCGTTGATTGGCTCTTTTGAAGATTTCGATCTGCTGTTTACGATGACCCGTGGCGGGCCGGCAGAAAGCACAAATATGATCATTTATTACATTTACCAGCATGCCTTTGAATTTTTTGATATCGGTTATGCTTCCGCAGCCTCATCGGTGCTTTTTGTTATCCTTATGCTCATCACATTTATCCAGATGAAAGTCTCCAAAAGGTGGGTGCACTATCAATGA